One segment of Pseudoalteromonas rubra DNA contains the following:
- a CDS encoding phosphotransferase enzyme family protein: MKNRAIAEVLSQQFGLQGESVTLRPIGNGHINTTMLLKNKQRALVVQKLNTCVFPEPEQLVTNARKIEQHLASKANDGGYELAIIRHVPTIEGEYLVHVEDEVWRALEFIGGSYSEDVVDSEAKAKIAANAFGQFAAALDDFDATQLHHVIPNFHNLAMRIEKFEETLEQDPLGRAASCQEEIAFCRAQFSLAQEVADAEAQLPLRACHNDTKINNMLFCSESNEARAVIDLDTCMPGYWLYDFGDMVRTFCSPEAEDSTNLANVRVREEIFAALVKGYKGPLSDSLTGTEKHSFILGAKVMPFMIGLRFLTDYLDGDNYFAIKHSEHNLQRAQNQFALYQDIVAKEAQLNAIIAEL, from the coding sequence ATGAAAAATCGTGCAATTGCAGAGGTCTTATCGCAGCAATTTGGCTTGCAGGGAGAATCTGTTACGTTACGTCCGATCGGTAATGGACATATTAATACAACGATGTTGCTGAAAAATAAGCAGCGTGCTTTGGTTGTGCAAAAACTCAATACCTGTGTTTTTCCAGAGCCTGAGCAATTAGTCACCAATGCCAGAAAAATCGAGCAGCACTTAGCAAGCAAAGCCAATGACGGTGGCTATGAACTCGCCATTATTCGCCATGTACCGACGATAGAGGGAGAGTATCTCGTTCATGTTGAAGATGAAGTGTGGCGTGCATTGGAATTCATTGGTGGCAGTTATAGTGAAGACGTGGTCGACAGTGAAGCAAAAGCAAAAATTGCGGCCAATGCATTTGGTCAGTTTGCTGCGGCACTGGATGATTTCGATGCGACTCAGCTGCACCATGTGATCCCGAATTTCCACAACCTTGCTATGCGTATTGAGAAGTTTGAAGAAACACTCGAACAGGATCCTCTGGGTCGCGCAGCCTCGTGCCAGGAAGAAATTGCATTTTGCCGGGCACAATTTTCACTTGCTCAGGAAGTGGCAGACGCTGAAGCACAATTACCGTTGAGAGCCTGCCATAATGATACCAAGATCAATAATATGTTGTTTTGCTCGGAGTCAAATGAAGCTCGTGCTGTGATAGATCTGGATACGTGTATGCCTGGCTACTGGTTGTATGACTTCGGTGACATGGTCAGAACGTTCTGCTCTCCTGAGGCGGAAGATTCCACTAACCTGGCAAATGTACGTGTACGTGAAGAAATCTTTGCGGCGTTGGTGAAAGGATATAAGGGGCCGCTGTCGGACAGTCTAACAGGCACCGAAAAGCACAGCTTTATACTTGGCGCGAAAGTTATGCCATTTATGATAGGTTTGCGATTTTTGACCGATTATCTCGATGGTGACAATTACTTTGCCATTAAGCATTCAGAGCATAACTTGCAACGAGCGCAAAACCAGTTTGCGCTCTATCAGGACATTGTTGCAAAAGAAGCTCAACTGAATGCCATTATTGCAGAATTGTAA
- a CDS encoding NTP transferase domain-containing protein has translation MYQRRSPTLVVLAAGLGTRFGGNKQIAILPDFNCTIMELSIQDAYAAGVRHVVLVINHQVRPLIEQQILPRLPDGLQVDLIEQAVDNVPPRFAGNALLREKPWGTGHALLCAKSAIPGDAIVITADDYYGPDAYKQLVGHFAEPAQEDMAIVGYPLGHTLSQQGGVNRGICQTHKGRLLEVVEYLDIQHNNEVLSGVAPDGKRAALPETALASMTCWGITQTLLTQLEIGFSLFLENYDSDVKSEYYLPDCIQSCIQQGLLQVRVHSASDRWFGITYKEELKSVSGLLYELRHG, from the coding sequence ATGTACCAAAGGAGAAGCCCGACTTTGGTCGTCCTGGCAGCAGGCTTGGGTACCCGGTTTGGTGGTAACAAGCAGATAGCGATACTGCCTGACTTCAATTGTACCATTATGGAGCTGAGCATTCAGGACGCATATGCAGCCGGTGTGCGTCATGTTGTGCTGGTGATTAACCATCAGGTTCGCCCTTTGATAGAGCAACAGATCTTGCCGCGGTTACCTGACGGATTACAAGTCGACTTAATTGAGCAAGCCGTCGATAACGTGCCCCCGCGTTTTGCCGGGAATGCGTTATTGCGAGAAAAACCGTGGGGAACCGGGCATGCGTTATTGTGTGCAAAGTCCGCGATACCAGGTGATGCGATTGTGATTACTGCGGATGACTATTACGGCCCAGATGCTTATAAGCAGCTTGTAGGTCATTTCGCTGAGCCGGCGCAAGAAGATATGGCTATTGTTGGCTATCCGCTTGGGCATACTTTGTCACAACAAGGTGGCGTAAATCGCGGAATATGCCAAACTCATAAAGGCAGGTTGCTCGAAGTCGTTGAATATCTGGATATTCAACATAATAATGAGGTGTTATCCGGGGTAGCACCAGATGGCAAGCGTGCTGCTTTACCAGAAACCGCGCTGGCCTCAATGACGTGTTGGGGCATTACACAGACGCTCTTAACGCAACTAGAGATTGGCTTTTCCCTGTTTCTAGAAAATTATGACAGCGATGTCAAAAGCGAGTATTATTTGCCTGATTGTATTCAAAGTTGTATTCAACAAGGTCTGCTTCAGGTCAGGGTGCATAGTGCATCTGATCGCTGGTTTGGTATCACCTACAAAGAAGAATTAAAGAGTGTCTCAGGATTATTATATGAATTACGTCACGGATGA
- a CDS encoding NAD-dependent succinate-semialdehyde dehydrogenase, whose translation MTHNTEQAHSWINGSPWQSPWQLTVVNPANELPIATVSIADQSAAEQALNAAQACFDTLKQRTSQQRAAVLERWYQLILDNEAALAELMSKEQGKPLKEAVAEVRYAAGFVQWFAEEARRAYGEVIPSHSPHHQLATIKQPIGVVLGITPWNFPLAMITRKVAPAYAAGCPFILKPSEETPLSAIALAKLALEAGFESAAFQVLVTDDAETLVAPLLASPEVRKLTFTGSTAVGKKLLALSADTVKRTSMELGGNAPFIVFPSADVREAVAGLMVAKFRNGGQTCVAANRVFVHRDVQEAFTATLVDEVAQLVVGDGLAPDTDIGPLINRKAKDKAQQLVDDALARGAKQIYQGAPCVGHFMAPTVLQGITEEMDIYHQEIFAPVVSIIAFSDEHTVVRQANSVNEGLAAYFYSQDVSQIHRVSMALEYGMVGINEGAISNPVAPFGGVKQSGLGREGAKDGLQEFLESKYLCQKF comes from the coding sequence ATGACGCATAACACCGAACAAGCGCATAGCTGGATTAATGGCAGTCCCTGGCAATCACCGTGGCAGTTAACGGTTGTTAACCCCGCAAATGAATTGCCCATTGCTACGGTTTCAATAGCAGATCAGTCAGCGGCCGAGCAAGCGCTGAATGCAGCGCAGGCCTGTTTTGACACCCTTAAGCAGCGCACGTCACAACAGCGCGCAGCGGTCCTGGAACGCTGGTATCAGCTTATTTTAGATAATGAAGCTGCGCTTGCAGAGCTGATGAGCAAAGAGCAGGGTAAACCGCTCAAAGAGGCCGTCGCAGAAGTCAGATATGCCGCAGGGTTTGTTCAGTGGTTTGCTGAGGAAGCTCGGCGCGCTTATGGTGAGGTGATCCCATCACATAGTCCTCATCACCAACTTGCAACCATTAAACAACCGATCGGTGTCGTACTGGGGATCACACCCTGGAACTTTCCCCTGGCTATGATCACGCGTAAGGTGGCACCGGCTTATGCTGCGGGTTGTCCATTTATTCTAAAACCTTCTGAAGAAACCCCGTTGAGTGCCATTGCTCTGGCAAAGCTGGCGTTGGAGGCGGGATTTGAAAGCGCGGCATTTCAGGTTCTGGTGACAGACGATGCAGAGACGTTGGTTGCTCCTTTGTTGGCAAGTCCAGAGGTGCGAAAGCTGACCTTTACGGGGTCGACTGCGGTAGGTAAAAAGCTGCTGGCGCTCAGTGCGGATACGGTTAAACGCACGTCAATGGAGCTTGGCGGGAATGCGCCTTTCATTGTTTTTCCCAGCGCTGACGTGCGAGAAGCCGTTGCGGGCTTGATGGTGGCTAAATTCAGAAACGGCGGGCAAACCTGCGTAGCGGCTAATCGAGTTTTCGTCCATCGCGATGTCCAAGAAGCGTTTACAGCAACCTTGGTTGATGAAGTTGCTCAGTTGGTTGTTGGTGACGGCTTAGCGCCGGACACCGATATTGGCCCGTTGATCAATCGCAAGGCCAAAGACAAAGCACAGCAATTGGTTGATGATGCGCTCGCTCGAGGTGCTAAACAGATCTATCAGGGGGCACCTTGTGTTGGCCATTTTATGGCTCCAACTGTGCTACAGGGGATCACTGAGGAGATGGATATTTATCATCAGGAAATTTTTGCACCGGTTGTGAGTATCATAGCGTTCTCGGATGAGCACACCGTGGTGCGTCAGGCAAATAGCGTCAATGAAGGGCTGGCTGCTTACTTTTATTCTCAGGATGTGTCGCAAATCCATCGGGTGTCTATGGCACTTGAATATGGCATGGTTGGGATCAACGAAGGGGCGATTTCAAACCCTGTTGCGCCATTCGGAGGCGTGAAGCAATCCGGGTTGGGAAGAGAGGGGGCCAAAGACGGTTTACAGGAGTTCCTGGAAAGTAAATATCTGTGCCAGAAATTTTAA
- the fdx gene encoding ISC system 2Fe-2S type ferredoxin, with amino-acid sequence MPQIIFLPHEELCPEGAAIEAESGKTVLDVALKNGISIPHACEKSCACTTCHVVIREGFDSLEESDELEDDMLDKAWGLEAESRLGCQAVIADEDLVVEIPKYNLNIVNEEH; translated from the coding sequence ATGCCACAGATTATCTTTTTACCACACGAAGAGCTTTGTCCGGAGGGCGCAGCCATTGAAGCTGAATCTGGCAAAACGGTACTGGATGTGGCGCTGAAAAATGGCATCAGTATTCCTCATGCCTGTGAGAAATCATGTGCCTGTACGACCTGTCACGTGGTTATTCGTGAAGGGTTTGATTCGCTTGAAGAGAGTGATGAACTGGAAGATGACATGCTGGATAAGGCCTGGGGTCTGGAAGCGGAGTCCCGACTGGGCTGTCAGGCAGTGATTGCCGACGAAGATCTGGTTGTGGAAATACCCAAGTACAACCTTAATATTGTCAACGAAGAACACTAA
- the hscA gene encoding Fe-S protein assembly chaperone HscA yields the protein MALLQIAEPGQSAAPHEHKLAIGIDLGTTNSLVATVQSGEARTLSDFNGDAMLPSVVRYHDEQISVGKTAQQEAALDPENTLISVKRFLGKTAQDITSSYGQLPYTFVEHQGSLAVQTSAGPISPVQASAEILKSLHQRAVESFAGEDVMGAVITVPAYFDDAQRQSTKDAAEIAGLKVLRLLNEPTAAAVAYGLDSGQEGIIAVYDLGGGTFDISILRLNKGVFEVLATGGDSSLGGDDFDALLVAVFQQQTGLTDLSAKELRLFINKAKACKEALTSYETVNVKLPVREQEFTVTITRDQFAELADALVKKTLRSCRRALKDAGVEKEEVLEVVMVGGSTRMPVIRDAVETFFTKPPLTSIDPDRVVALGAAIQADILVGNKPDSDMLLLDVLPLSLGLETMGGLVEKIIPRNTTIPVARAQEFTTFKDGQTAMSLHVLQGERELVDDCRSLAKFSLKGIPPMAAGAAHIRVTFKVDADGLLSVSAMEKSTEVQAEIQVKPSFGLSDDQVAQMLKDSMSNAKEDMQARMLKEQQVEALRVLEALEASLATDSNLLNEQELSALRAAMAELDKARLTATDPQAIKAAIEQVDEASGEFASRRMDVSIKHALQGQSVDEV from the coding sequence ATGGCATTATTGCAAATTGCTGAGCCGGGGCAGAGCGCGGCACCTCATGAACATAAACTGGCCATCGGGATCGACCTGGGCACCACCAACTCTTTGGTTGCTACGGTTCAAAGTGGCGAGGCCAGGACCCTTAGTGACTTCAATGGCGATGCGATGTTGCCATCGGTCGTTCGTTATCATGATGAGCAGATCAGCGTCGGCAAGACGGCACAGCAGGAAGCTGCACTGGACCCGGAAAACACCCTGATTTCAGTGAAACGCTTTTTGGGTAAAACGGCGCAAGACATAACCAGTAGTTATGGTCAGTTGCCTTACACCTTTGTTGAGCATCAGGGCAGCCTGGCGGTTCAAACTAGTGCAGGGCCAATCAGCCCGGTGCAGGCATCGGCCGAGATACTAAAATCACTTCATCAGCGCGCCGTTGAGAGTTTCGCTGGAGAAGACGTGATGGGTGCAGTGATCACTGTGCCTGCCTACTTCGATGATGCGCAGCGCCAGAGCACCAAAGATGCCGCTGAAATTGCAGGTCTGAAAGTACTGCGTTTGCTTAATGAGCCTACTGCTGCGGCAGTGGCGTATGGTCTGGACTCAGGTCAGGAAGGGATCATTGCGGTTTATGACTTGGGTGGTGGTACCTTTGATATTTCTATTCTGCGTCTGAACAAAGGGGTCTTCGAAGTACTGGCAACGGGTGGTGATTCAAGCCTGGGTGGTGATGACTTTGATGCGCTTTTGGTCGCTGTTTTTCAACAGCAAACCGGGTTAACGGATCTTTCCGCTAAAGAACTACGTTTGTTTATCAATAAAGCGAAGGCCTGCAAAGAAGCGTTGACCAGCTATGAAACGGTGAATGTGAAACTCCCTGTTCGCGAACAGGAATTCACCGTAACCATTACTCGTGATCAGTTTGCCGAATTGGCAGATGCCCTGGTTAAGAAAACTCTGCGTTCATGTCGTCGTGCCTTGAAAGATGCCGGCGTTGAAAAAGAAGAAGTATTGGAAGTGGTGATGGTTGGTGGTTCAACTCGCATGCCGGTGATCCGCGATGCCGTTGAAACCTTCTTTACTAAGCCGCCTTTAACTTCCATTGACCCAGATCGGGTAGTGGCCTTAGGTGCGGCAATCCAGGCGGATATTCTGGTGGGCAACAAGCCCGATTCAGATATGCTATTACTGGATGTTTTGCCATTGTCGCTAGGCCTTGAGACCATGGGCGGTCTGGTTGAGAAGATCATTCCGCGTAATACCACTATCCCGGTTGCCCGTGCGCAGGAGTTTACGACGTTTAAGGATGGTCAGACAGCCATGTCTTTGCATGTGTTGCAGGGTGAGCGTGAGCTGGTTGATGACTGTCGCTCTTTGGCTAAATTTAGCCTCAAAGGCATTCCCCCTATGGCAGCGGGTGCAGCGCATATTCGTGTCACATTTAAAGTGGATGCGGATGGCCTGCTGAGCGTTTCAGCCATGGAAAAATCAACAGAAGTACAGGCTGAGATCCAGGTAAAGCCGTCGTTCGGCCTGAGCGACGATCAGGTTGCACAAATGTTGAAAGATTCAATGAGTAATGCCAAAGAAGACATGCAGGCGCGTATGCTTAAAGAGCAGCAGGTTGAAGCATTGCGTGTACTCGAAGCACTGGAAGCGTCGTTGGCGACCGACAGTAACCTACTTAATGAGCAAGAGCTGAGCGCATTACGCGCTGCGATGGCTGAGCTTGATAAAGCACGACTAACTGCCACCGATCCACAAGCGATCAAAGCGGCAATCGAACAGGTGGATGAGGCAAGCGGCGAGTTTGCATCACGCCGTATGGATGTATCAATTAAACACGCACTGCAAGGTCAGTCGGTAGACGAGGTGTAA